In the genome of Thermotoga sp., one region contains:
- a CDS encoding ABC transporter permease yields MSLKNYVITRVILAVPMVLILLALIFLILRIVPGDPVIAILGGKAPKEVIEQKRHELGLDKPIVVQFFDYIGGLLKGDLGKSTLTGRPIWDEIKERFPATLELTLFSFVIAVLVGIFWGSFAAYKRDSGVDIGARMFSMVMYAVPVFWFGLMMQYIFGVVLRLLPVGGRISPTVDLKVITGIYSIDALLTGNWDALKDVFEHLFLPGLTLGLVISSIFVRMVRNNTILTLGQDFVKAARARGLKEKVVLFRYALKNALVPIFTMMGLQFALLLGGAVLTETTFSWPGLGSYLVMKIRYRDFPAIQGTVVFFALIVVMISILVDVINALIDPRVRY; encoded by the coding sequence ATGTCTCTCAAGAACTATGTGATAACAAGGGTGATTCTTGCCGTTCCGATGGTTCTCATTTTGCTTGCCCTCATATTCCTGATCCTCAGAATCGTACCGGGTGATCCTGTGATCGCCATTCTCGGGGGAAAGGCTCCAAAGGAAGTGATAGAACAAAAAAGGCACGAACTTGGCCTGGACAAACCCATCGTTGTTCAGTTCTTTGATTATATCGGAGGGCTTCTCAAAGGTGACCTTGGAAAATCCACCTTGACCGGAAGACCCATCTGGGATGAAATCAAAGAGAGATTTCCGGCAACACTGGAGCTCACGCTCTTCTCCTTCGTTATAGCCGTTCTTGTAGGTATTTTCTGGGGAAGCTTTGCCGCGTATAAGAGGGACAGTGGTGTCGATATAGGTGCCAGGATGTTCTCAATGGTGATGTACGCCGTTCCAGTGTTCTGGTTCGGTTTGATGATGCAGTACATCTTCGGAGTTGTTCTGAGATTGCTTCCCGTGGGAGGAAGGATTTCCCCCACCGTAGATCTGAAAGTGATAACAGGTATCTATTCAATAGATGCTCTTCTGACGGGAAATTGGGATGCATTGAAAGACGTCTTCGAACATCTCTTTCTTCCAGGACTCACGCTCGGTCTCGTGATCTCCAGCATCTTCGTTCGTATGGTGAGAAACAACACCATTCTGACGCTCGGCCAAGACTTTGTGAAAGCTGCTCGTGCCCGCGGATTGAAGGAAAAGGTGGTCCTGTTCAGGTACGCTCTCAAGAACGCTCTGGTTCCCATATTCACTATGATGGGACTTCAGTTTGCTCTCCTTCTGGGAGGGGCGGTCCTCACTGAGACCACTTTCTCATGGCCAGGACTCGGAAGCTATCTTGTGATGAAGATCAGGTACAGGGATTTCCCTGCCATTCAGGGAACGGTGGTCTTCTTTGCACTGATCGTCGTGATGATAAGCATCCTTGTGGATGTGATCAACGCCCTGATAGACCCGAGAGTGAGGTATTGA
- a CDS encoding ABC transporter permease, with translation MWYYYEKRKARSRAVVSERIFKPVFKLFKRRTGILAFTGMIILLFYIFLAIFAPLIAPYDPTVRVGRSLQPPSEKHIFGTDNLGRDIFSRVIYGSRIALTVAFLAVLIASAIGIPLGLLSGYVGGVFDRVLTLVMDAIYSFPGLILAIAVAAVLGPGIMNIAISIAVVYAPTYFRVVRNQVASVKNELYVEAARALGAKDWEILVRYVLPNILPSVVVVLSMNLADAIMTEAGLSFLGLGIAPPTPDWGFDLSNGQRFILSRAWWGVLFPGLAIITSVLGFSMFSEGMSEIINPNVGERSK, from the coding sequence ATGTGGTATTATTATGAAAAAAGAAAAGCGAGGTCGAGGGCTGTGGTCTCCGAAAGAATCTTTAAACCAGTCTTCAAATTGTTCAAACGAAGAACAGGCATACTGGCTTTCACCGGAATGATCATTCTTCTGTTTTATATCTTTCTTGCGATCTTTGCACCGCTCATTGCGCCTTACGATCCTACCGTTCGAGTAGGAAGATCTCTACAACCTCCTTCAGAGAAACACATATTCGGAACAGACAACTTGGGTCGAGATATTTTCAGCAGGGTGATATACGGTTCGAGAATCGCTCTCACGGTGGCTTTCCTCGCCGTTCTCATAGCATCCGCCATAGGCATTCCTCTAGGACTCCTTTCCGGTTATGTTGGAGGTGTCTTCGATCGCGTTTTGACCCTGGTGATGGATGCCATCTACTCCTTTCCGGGGTTGATTCTCGCCATAGCGGTTGCAGCGGTACTGGGGCCGGGGATAATGAACATAGCGATATCGATCGCTGTTGTCTACGCGCCTACCTATTTCAGAGTGGTTAGAAATCAGGTTGCGAGTGTGAAGAACGAACTTTATGTGGAGGCGGCGAGGGCACTTGGTGCAAAAGACTGGGAAATTCTTGTAAGATACGTACTTCCTAACATACTTCCTTCGGTTGTGGTGGTTCTCTCCATGAATCTTGCGGACGCGATCATGACAGAAGCTGGATTGAGTTTCCTAGGACTCGGAATAGCACCTCCAACTCCGGATTGGGGATTCGATCTCAGCAACGGACAGCGGTTTATTCTGAGCAGGGCCTGGTGGGGTGTTCTGTTCCCGGGACTTGCCATCATCACCTCCGTTCTTGGTTTTTCCATGTTCAGTGAGGGCATGAGCGAGATCATAAACCCAAATGTCGGGGAGAGAAGCAAATGA
- a CDS encoding NADP-dependent isocitrate dehydrogenase yields MEKIKVMNPIVELDGDEMARVMWKMIKEEIILPYLDIPLVYFDLGIKKRDETDDQITIEAAKAIKRYRVGVKCATITPDAERVKEYNLKKAWKSPNATIRAYLDGTVFRKPIMVKNVPPLVKRWKKPIIIGRHAYGDIYNAVEARVKGPAEVELVVRSRENKALLVHRFEGNGVVMAMHNLERSIRSFAQSCINYAISEKVDIWFATKDTISKVYHAYFKDIFQEEVDKRKEDLEKAGVNYRYLLIDDAAAQILRSEGGMLWACMNYEGDIMSDMIAAGFGSLGLMTSVLVSPDGVYEFEAAHGTVRRHYYRYLKGEKTSTNPTASIFAWTGAIKKRGEFDNTPEVCEFADKLEKAVIKTIESGVITKDLQPFTDPPIDRYVTLEEFIKEVKRNLEELL; encoded by the coding sequence GTGGAGAAAATAAAGGTCATGAATCCCATCGTCGAACTCGATGGTGATGAGATGGCGCGTGTGATGTGGAAGATGATCAAGGAAGAGATCATCCTTCCCTATCTTGACATTCCTCTGGTCTACTTTGATCTTGGGATAAAAAAGCGAGACGAGACGGACGATCAGATAACGATCGAGGCAGCAAAAGCGATAAAACGGTACCGTGTCGGTGTAAAGTGCGCAACAATCACGCCTGATGCAGAGAGGGTGAAGGAGTACAACCTGAAAAAAGCCTGGAAGAGTCCAAACGCCACAATCAGAGCCTATCTCGATGGCACTGTCTTCAGAAAGCCTATCATGGTGAAGAACGTGCCACCCCTCGTGAAGCGTTGGAAAAAGCCTATCATCATCGGAAGGCACGCCTACGGAGATATATACAATGCAGTGGAGGCAAGGGTAAAAGGTCCAGCAGAAGTTGAACTCGTGGTGAGGAGCAGAGAAAATAAAGCCCTGCTGGTCCACAGGTTTGAAGGAAACGGTGTTGTGATGGCAATGCACAACCTTGAAAGATCCATCAGGAGTTTTGCACAGTCGTGTATCAACTATGCGATCTCAGAGAAAGTAGACATCTGGTTTGCAACGAAAGACACGATCTCAAAGGTGTACCATGCGTATTTCAAGGATATCTTTCAGGAAGAGGTGGACAAAAGGAAGGAAGACCTTGAAAAGGCCGGAGTGAACTACAGGTACCTGCTCATCGACGATGCAGCTGCCCAGATTCTGAGAAGCGAGGGAGGAATGCTCTGGGCCTGTATGAATTATGAAGGGGACATCATGTCCGATATGATCGCCGCTGGTTTTGGGAGCCTCGGTCTTATGACATCGGTCCTCGTCTCGCCCGATGGTGTTTACGAGTTCGAAGCCGCTCATGGCACGGTGAGAAGACACTACTACAGATACCTGAAAGGTGAGAAAACTTCGACGAATCCAACCGCCTCTATTTTTGCCTGGACCGGGGCGATCAAAAAAAGAGGAGAATTCGACAACACACCTGAGGTATGTGAGTTTGCCGACAAGCTGGAGAAAGCAGTTATAAAAACCATAGAGTCGGGTGTAATCACGAAGGACCTTCAGCCCTTCACAGACCCACCGATCGACAGGTATGTGACGCTCGAGGAGTTCATAAAAGAGGTGAAAAGAAACCTAGAAGAGCTTCTGTGA
- a CDS encoding PspC domain-containing protein, with amino-acid sequence MKQLKRSKKNRIIAGVCGGIAEYFGIDPTLVRLIWVLITLAWGAGLLLYIVAWLIMPEEGEEREEESKQFQNTEGLKILLGGLLIFLGIVLLVSAFLPFLFNVSWKVVLAVLLVIFGVLLLLRRNEK; translated from the coding sequence ATGAAACAGCTCAAAAGGTCAAAAAAGAACAGGATCATAGCGGGTGTTTGTGGTGGAATCGCCGAGTACTTCGGGATTGATCCGACGCTTGTGAGGCTCATCTGGGTGCTCATCACACTTGCCTGGGGTGCTGGCCTTCTACTCTACATCGTCGCGTGGCTTATCATGCCTGAGGAGGGAGAAGAGAGAGAGGAAGAATCTAAACAGTTTCAAAACACGGAAGGGTTGAAGATCCTTCTTGGTGGTTTACTCATTTTTCTGGGAATTGTCCTCCTTGTTTCAGCCTTTCTTCCGTTTCTCTTCAACGTATCCTGGAAGGTGGTACTGGCCGTTCTGCTCGTGATATTCGGCGTTCTTCTACTTTTGAGGAGGAATGAAAAATGA
- a CDS encoding ABC transporter ATP-binding protein — protein MKVLELKNVSVRYRTEKGFVRAVEGVSFDLEKGETLGLVGESGCGKSTLGFAIMKLLPKGTIVEGSIKVDGTDVSSLSDEEMRQIRGPKVSMIFQDPMTSLNPILKIEDHFVEMILTHRPELSREDARELAAKALEDVGINRNRLGDYPFQFSGGMRQRVMIALSIVLNPDVLIADEPTTSLDVIVQAQIMELLEKLSKEHNMSMILITHDMGLVAEAADRVGVMYAGHLVELASKERIFTNPLHPYTVGLLKSIPNTNVSDRELKYIPGSPPDLSDPPKGCRFAPRCEKAMEICREKVPPELEIEGTRVKCWLYGGDQNGAR, from the coding sequence ATGAAAGTACTCGAGCTGAAGAACGTGAGTGTAAGGTATCGGACAGAAAAAGGTTTTGTGAGGGCTGTTGAAGGCGTCTCTTTTGATCTGGAAAAGGGGGAGACGCTGGGTCTTGTTGGTGAGTCCGGCTGTGGAAAATCGACCCTCGGCTTTGCCATCATGAAACTTCTTCCAAAGGGAACCATCGTGGAAGGAAGTATAAAGGTAGATGGAACAGATGTTTCTTCACTCTCGGATGAGGAGATGAGGCAAATCAGAGGTCCAAAGGTTTCCATGATATTCCAGGATCCGATGACGTCACTCAATCCGATCCTCAAGATAGAAGATCACTTCGTGGAAATGATCCTCACACATAGACCTGAGCTCAGCAGGGAAGATGCCAGGGAGCTTGCGGCAAAGGCCCTGGAGGACGTCGGTATAAACAGAAACAGGCTAGGGGATTATCCTTTCCAGTTCAGCGGTGGAATGAGACAGAGGGTGATGATCGCTCTCTCCATCGTTTTGAATCCCGACGTGTTGATCGCAGACGAGCCTACCACGTCTCTGGACGTGATAGTTCAGGCGCAGATAATGGAACTACTTGAGAAACTCTCCAAGGAGCACAACATGTCTATGATATTGATAACCCACGACATGGGTCTGGTTGCAGAGGCCGCAGATAGAGTTGGTGTGATGTACGCGGGCCATCTGGTGGAACTCGCCTCGAAGGAGAGAATCTTCACCAATCCCCTTCACCCTTACACCGTCGGTCTTCTGAAATCCATACCAAACACTAACGTGAGTGACAGGGAGTTAAAGTACATACCCGGTTCTCCCCCCGATCTGTCGGATCCACCGAAGGGTTGCAGGTTTGCACCAAGATGTGAAAAAGCAATGGAGATCTGCCGTGAAAAGGTTCCACCCGAGCTCGAAATCGAAGGAACGCGGGTGAAATGCTGGCTCTACGGAGGAGATCAGAATGGTGCTCGTTGA
- a CDS encoding ABC transporter substrate-binding protein, translated as MRKLVWLFLVLAVTLSFAAKDIIVVGTTDKIRTLDPANCYDYFSSNILQNVMVGLVDYEIGTSNLKPMLAERWDVDETGTVYTFYLRKDAQFEDGTPIDAHVFKYSFDRVMKLNGDPAFLLSDIIEKTEVVDDYTFRVTLKYPFSAFVSVLGYTVAYPVNPKVYPADSFYEGVPSASGPYRVKEWIRDVRIVLEANPNYFGEKPKTKTIVINFYESASTLRLALETGEIDVAYRHLDPRDIIDLEGREDIVVYKGNSPQIRYLVINVTQPPFDNVKVRQALAYAVDRSVIVEDVFAELAKPLYSMIPEGIWGHKNVLPERDLEKARALLKEAGYDKNNPLTIDLWYTPTHYGTTEADVAQVLKESLEETGVIKVNLKYAEWSTYVEYFLNGTMGLFLLGWYPDYLDPDDYVWPFLSESGAKSLGSFYSNSEVENLMIEARKLTDQEKRAEIYYKVQEILARDVPYIPLWQGVATCAAKKQVKGILLEPTQIFRYYILYWEE; from the coding sequence ATGAGGAAGCTTGTCTGGTTGTTTCTGGTCTTGGCGGTGACACTCTCGTTTGCGGCGAAAGACATCATCGTGGTGGGTACCACGGACAAGATCAGAACTCTCGATCCTGCCAACTGTTACGATTACTTTTCCTCGAACATACTCCAAAACGTCATGGTTGGGCTGGTTGACTATGAGATAGGAACCAGCAACCTGAAACCGATGCTCGCAGAAAGATGGGATGTCGATGAAACGGGAACCGTCTACACATTCTATCTGAGGAAGGACGCACAGTTCGAGGATGGAACACCGATCGACGCACACGTGTTCAAGTACTCTTTTGACAGAGTTATGAAGCTCAACGGGGATCCTGCGTTTCTGCTTTCGGACATAATTGAGAAAACAGAGGTGGTTGACGATTACACGTTCCGCGTGACACTGAAGTACCCATTCTCTGCGTTCGTCTCCGTTCTCGGTTACACCGTGGCCTATCCGGTGAACCCGAAAGTTTATCCTGCCGATTCTTTCTACGAAGGAGTGCCCTCAGCCTCCGGCCCTTACAGGGTTAAAGAGTGGATCAGAGACGTAAGGATTGTTCTTGAGGCCAATCCGAACTACTTCGGTGAAAAACCCAAGACGAAGACCATCGTGATCAACTTCTACGAGAGCGCCTCCACCCTCAGACTGGCACTCGAAACAGGAGAGATCGATGTCGCTTACAGGCATCTCGATCCGAGGGATATCATCGATCTTGAAGGAAGAGAGGATATTGTTGTCTACAAAGGGAACAGCCCACAAATCAGATATCTCGTGATAAACGTGACGCAGCCTCCGTTCGACAACGTGAAGGTAAGGCAAGCACTCGCTTATGCAGTCGACAGATCTGTCATCGTTGAAGATGTGTTCGCGGAACTCGCAAAACCACTGTACTCGATGATCCCGGAGGGTATATGGGGACACAAAAATGTCTTGCCTGAAAGGGATCTGGAGAAAGCCAGAGCACTCCTCAAAGAAGCTGGTTACGACAAAAACAATCCGCTCACGATTGACCTCTGGTACACACCCACGCATTACGGAACGACGGAAGCGGACGTTGCTCAGGTGCTGAAGGAATCCCTCGAGGAAACAGGGGTCATAAAGGTGAATCTAAAGTACGCCGAGTGGTCCACCTACGTGGAATACTTCCTGAACGGCACCATGGGATTGTTCCTGCTTGGATGGTATCCAGACTACCTCGATCCAGACGATTACGTGTGGCCCTTCCTGAGCGAAAGTGGTGCGAAGTCTCTGGGAAGCTTCTATTCGAACTCAGAAGTGGAAAACCTCATGATAGAAGCTAGAAAACTCACCGATCAGGAGAAGAGAGCTGAGATCTACTACAAGGTGCAGGAAATCCTCGCCAGAGACGTCCCCTACATACCCCTCTGGCAGGGTGTTGCAACCTGTGCAGCGAAAAAGCAGGTGAAGGGAATTCTGCTTGAACCCACGCAGATATTTAGATACTACATACTCTACTGGGAGGAGTGA
- a CDS encoding alpha/beta hydrolase, with protein MFDDVKMPSEYSVGYVHRGKKIRVSILKFDSTYSRATKGTDPVEVYIFSPKRRKQGSVMILQGLGSQNVLYLIWMAHYLSKRGIEAILPVLPGNFTRVASSSVSGKDYFSSDLDKMTRFWEHAVVDLLSLMEFLKARKMWHGRNCLFGYCLGGMIAVLLNALSSDFKKTVIMMAGGDFATLFWKSPTLSFVRRELKSGKETKHRMASEEEFHSIYQRDVKKLDEFSSVQEMLSSDIHPLLKIDPLAYAKFVDTSRIVMMEAMFDRALPKSTRDILWEHLGKPKRIKIPSSHVSWLPFQILIARYVMKLVKKQSMEN; from the coding sequence GTGTTCGACGATGTGAAAATGCCCTCCGAGTATTCCGTGGGATACGTTCACAGGGGAAAGAAAATACGCGTTTCCATCCTGAAGTTCGATTCAACCTATTCCAGAGCAACGAAGGGCACGGATCCCGTAGAGGTGTACATTTTTTCCCCGAAAAGAAGAAAACAAGGTTCGGTGATGATACTTCAGGGGCTTGGAAGTCAAAACGTACTGTATCTCATCTGGATGGCACACTATCTTTCCAAAAGAGGAATAGAGGCGATACTTCCGGTCCTTCCAGGGAATTTCACACGCGTCGCCAGTAGCTCTGTGAGTGGGAAAGACTACTTTTCCTCCGACCTAGACAAGATGACCAGATTCTGGGAGCATGCGGTTGTGGACCTGCTGAGTCTCATGGAATTTTTGAAGGCAAGAAAAATGTGGCACGGGAGAAACTGTCTCTTTGGATACTGCCTTGGGGGAATGATCGCTGTTCTGCTCAACGCTCTGAGCAGTGATTTTAAAAAGACGGTGATCATGATGGCAGGAGGAGACTTTGCCACTCTGTTCTGGAAATCTCCCACTCTGTCTTTTGTGAGACGAGAACTGAAGAGCGGAAAAGAAACAAAACACAGAATGGCGAGTGAAGAGGAATTCCATAGCATTTACCAGAGGGATGTGAAGAAACTGGATGAATTTTCATCCGTTCAGGAAATGCTTTCTTCCGATATTCATCCTCTTTTGAAGATCGATCCCCTTGCCTACGCGAAGTTCGTGGACACCTCCAGGATAGTCATGATGGAAGCTATGTTCGACAGAGCCCTCCCGAAAAGCACACGGGACATTCTCTGGGAACATCTGGGAAAGCCTAAGAGGATAAAAATTCCCTCAAGTCATGTGAGCTGGCTTCCCTTTCAGATACTTATTGCCCGGTACGTGATGAAGCTCGTCAAAAAGCAAAGCATGGAGAATTGA
- a CDS encoding ABC transporter ATP-binding protein, with translation MVLVEVKKLKKYFPVRRGPIDVILRKPKKFVKAVDGVSFQIEKGKSLGLVGESGSGKTTTGRVILRLEEPTAGTILFDGKDITKLSKEEMRKLRKDMQIIFQDPMASLNPYMKVGKAIEHALEIHGIGDRSSRKEMVLEMLRRVNLEPAEEFYRRYPKELSGGQRQRVVIARALILKPRFVVADEAVAMLDVSVRSQLLKLLQDLRKEFNLTMLFITHDLATTKYVCDEIAVMYLGKIVEIGSFEDIYVNPKHPYTQALISAVPEPTLEKKRKFIPEGETPNPIDVPSGCRFHPRCPYRMDVCLKKEPQLKVLERNHRVACHLYI, from the coding sequence ATGGTGCTCGTTGAGGTGAAAAAACTGAAGAAGTACTTTCCCGTGAGGCGGGGACCGATCGACGTGATACTGAGAAAACCAAAGAAGTTTGTGAAAGCAGTCGATGGTGTGAGTTTCCAGATCGAGAAAGGAAAAAGTCTGGGATTGGTAGGGGAGTCCGGTTCCGGAAAGACCACAACCGGTAGGGTAATTCTGAGGCTGGAAGAACCGACGGCCGGCACGATTCTGTTCGATGGAAAGGACATCACGAAGCTTTCAAAAGAAGAGATGAGAAAGCTGAGGAAGGATATGCAGATCATCTTCCAGGATCCGATGGCCTCTTTGAATCCGTACATGAAGGTGGGAAAAGCTATAGAACACGCCCTTGAGATACACGGGATCGGTGACAGATCATCGAGGAAAGAAATGGTTCTCGAGATGCTTCGGAGAGTGAATTTGGAACCTGCGGAAGAGTTCTACAGGAGGTATCCGAAGGAACTCTCGGGAGGGCAGAGACAGAGGGTGGTCATAGCGCGCGCCCTGATCCTGAAGCCCCGCTTCGTGGTCGCCGATGAAGCAGTGGCCATGCTCGATGTGTCTGTAAGATCGCAGCTTCTCAAACTACTCCAGGACCTCCGAAAAGAATTCAACCTCACCATGCTTTTCATTACGCATGACCTTGCCACAACAAAGTACGTGTGCGACGAGATAGCTGTTATGTACCTTGGAAAGATAGTGGAGATAGGTAGCTTCGAGGACATCTATGTGAATCCAAAGCATCCGTACACCCAGGCTCTCATCTCCGCTGTCCCTGAACCCACTCTCGAAAAAAAGAGGAAGTTCATACCCGAAGGAGAGACCCCAAATCCAATAGACGTGCCATCTGGATGCAGATTCCATCCCAGGTGTCCCTACAGAATGGATGTATGTTTGAAGAAAGAACCTCAACTCAAGGTACTGGAGAGAAATCACAGGGTGGCGTGTCATCTCTACATCTGA
- the mgtE gene encoding magnesium transporter: MKVRVEIDLRELIEKGDFKTLKRVLEQQDPADVEEMIEKLPPDLKVIVFRLLPKDKAAEVFSELEPDDQMELIKLFREERLKEIFESMDPDDRVELLEEMPANVVKKLLSYLSPQEREELLYILNYPEDSAARLATTEYVELFEDITVQEALDKVRKEGKKKENIYSLMVIDRTRKLKGTVELRDLIVAEPGQKVSEIMKKDPVFVHATDDQEIAAEIMKKYDLIILPVVDSEERLIGVITFDDIVDVIEEEATEDIQKMASMSATYTSYFHTPTWKLILKRSPWLVVLLLLESVNASVISSYKEFLASIPVIAAFIPTMIDSAGNTGTQVSALMIRSFTLNEIAMKDWWKVLLRESMIGSTLGLILAGVLYLRAFLISTDPTLNFAVATALLVLILYANVMGALLPFIARVFRIDPAFMAGPLLTTIVDVTGIMIYFYVVHSFLT; the protein is encoded by the coding sequence ATGAAGGTCAGAGTAGAGATCGATCTTCGGGAACTGATCGAAAAGGGTGACTTCAAAACGTTGAAGAGAGTCCTAGAACAACAGGATCCCGCCGATGTGGAGGAGATGATCGAAAAACTCCCACCTGACTTGAAGGTGATAGTCTTCAGGCTCCTTCCCAAAGACAAGGCGGCCGAAGTTTTCAGTGAGCTTGAACCTGATGATCAGATGGAACTCATAAAGCTCTTCAGAGAGGAGCGTTTGAAAGAGATTTTCGAGTCCATGGACCCAGACGACAGAGTGGAGTTACTCGAAGAGATGCCAGCGAACGTGGTGAAAAAGCTTCTCTCTTATCTCTCGCCTCAGGAGCGTGAAGAGTTACTCTACATTCTCAACTATCCGGAGGACTCCGCGGCAAGACTTGCTACCACCGAATATGTGGAGCTCTTCGAAGACATAACAGTTCAGGAAGCACTGGACAAGGTGAGAAAAGAGGGAAAGAAAAAAGAGAACATCTACTCCCTCATGGTGATAGACAGGACAAGGAAGCTTAAGGGAACCGTTGAACTCAGAGACCTGATTGTCGCCGAACCAGGTCAGAAGGTATCTGAGATCATGAAGAAAGATCCCGTGTTTGTCCATGCCACCGACGACCAGGAAATCGCAGCAGAGATCATGAAGAAGTACGACCTGATCATACTACCGGTGGTCGACAGCGAAGAGAGGCTGATAGGCGTGATCACCTTCGACGACATCGTGGACGTCATCGAAGAAGAGGCAACAGAAGATATCCAGAAGATGGCCTCTATGAGCGCCACCTACACGTCTTATTTCCACACTCCTACATGGAAGTTGATCCTCAAAAGGTCCCCATGGCTCGTTGTGTTGCTTCTCCTTGAGAGTGTAAACGCTAGCGTTATCTCGAGTTACAAAGAGTTTCTCGCTTCGATACCGGTGATAGCGGCCTTCATTCCCACTATGATTGATTCTGCTGGAAACACGGGTACCCAGGTGTCGGCGCTCATGATAAGGAGTTTTACTCTGAATGAAATAGCTATGAAAGACTGGTGGAAAGTTCTGTTGAGGGAATCGATGATTGGTTCCACTCTGGGTCTGATTCTCGCAGGTGTATTGTACCTGAGAGCTTTCCTAATCTCCACCGATCCCACTTTGAACTTCGCTGTTGCAACAGCCCTTCTTGTGCTGATACTGTATGCGAACGTGATGGGAGCTCTCCTGCCGTTCATTGCCCGGGTTTTCAGGATAGACCCGGCCTTCATGGCAGGACCTCTTCTCACCACGATCGTCGACGTGACCGGGATCATGATATACTTCTACGTGGTTCACAGTTTCTTAACGTGA
- a CDS encoding alpha/beta hydrolase, protein MVKFLIKIGLLVVSFVVFFSNALLGLFFFFLLSLPLVRNAVLGRLPVKLKRNVTGRIFTYEYREGLKMDIYYPSMKREKYPFVLFAHGGGWISGYRRQPNNVSWYRFLNASGFAVATFDYRYGYLHFVEDILEDLKSAIIFLNNNREKLKMKTLNLMGLSAGGHLVLYHAMRASKEGKRDFDGHVVVWYAPGDLLDLWSMETTSLFARFSVATTLKGSPLRKREDYEFYSPVRWVTPEAPPTMLVHGMKDDVVPYISSVKMYKKLRENGAVAKLKLHPKGRHGFEFVLKDPLTVRFIYETVSFLKR, encoded by the coding sequence ATGGTCAAATTTTTGATCAAAATCGGTTTGTTAGTAGTTTCTTTCGTAGTGTTCTTTTCCAACGCCCTCCTCGGGCTATTTTTCTTTTTCCTCCTCTCACTGCCTCTGGTGAGGAACGCCGTTCTTGGAAGATTGCCAGTGAAACTGAAAAGGAACGTCACCGGCAGGATCTTCACTTACGAGTACAGAGAAGGCCTGAAAATGGACATCTACTATCCGTCTATGAAGAGGGAAAAGTATCCGTTCGTTCTCTTTGCACACGGAGGTGGATGGATCTCCGGTTACAGAAGGCAGCCCAACAACGTTTCGTGGTACAGGTTTTTGAACGCCAGCGGCTTTGCTGTGGCAACCTTTGATTACAGGTACGGTTATCTTCACTTCGTTGAGGATATTCTGGAAGATTTAAAAAGTGCCATCATCTTCCTGAACAACAACAGAGAGAAGTTGAAGATGAAAACCCTTAACCTTATGGGACTTTCCGCTGGTGGACATCTGGTTCTGTACCACGCCATGAGAGCTTCGAAGGAAGGAAAGAGGGATTTCGATGGTCATGTGGTTGTATGGTACGCCCCGGGCGATCTACTCGACCTGTGGAGCATGGAAACAACCTCTCTTTTTGCAAGGTTTTCTGTTGCAACCACGCTAAAGGGTTCTCCCTTAAGAAAGCGAGAAGACTATGAGTTCTATTCACCTGTGCGCTGGGTAACTCCGGAAGCACCTCCCACCATGCTGGTTCATGGTATGAAGGACGATGTCGTTCCCTACATTTCTTCTGTTAAAATGTACAAAAAGCTCAGAGAGAACGGCGCTGTGGCGAAGCTGAAACTTCATCCAAAGGGAAGACACGGTTTCGAATTCGTCCTGAAGGATCCTCTAACTGTGAGGTTTATCTACGAAACTGTTTCCTTCCTGAAGAGGTGA